In a single window of the Canis lupus dingo isolate Sandy chromosome 18, ASM325472v2, whole genome shotgun sequence genome:
- the MRGPRF gene encoding mas-related G-protein coupled receptor member F isoform X1: MVGNCSWEAHPGARGKMCPGGSEAPELYSRGFLTIEQIALLPPPAVMNYIFLLLCLCGLVGNGLVLWFFGFSIKRTPFSVYFLHLAGADVGYLFSKAVFSILNTGGFLGTFADYIRAVSRVLGLCTFVAGVSLLPAISSERCLSVLFPVWYWRRRPKRLSAVVCTLLWTLSLLVTSIHNYLCVFLGRQGSGAACRHVDIFLGILLFLVFCPLMVLPCLLLILRVECRARRRQRSAKLNHVILAMVSVFLVSSIYLGIDWFLFWVFQIPAPFPEYVTDLCICINSSAKPVIYFLAGRDKSQRLWEPLRVVFQRALRDGAELGEAGGGTPNTVTMEMQCPSGNAS, encoded by the exons ATGGTGGGGAACTGTTCCTGGGAGGCCCATCCTGGAGCCAGGGGCAAG ATGTGTCCCGGCGGGAGTGAGGCCCCGGAGCTCTACAGCCGCGGCTTCCTGACCATCGAGCAGATCGCCTTGCTGCCACCGCCGGCCGTCATGAACTACATCTTCCTGCTCCTTTGTCTCTGCGGCCTGGTGGGCAACGGGCTGGTCCTCTGGTTTTTCGGCTTCTCCATCAAGAGGACCCCCTTCTCCGTCTACTTCCTGCACCTGGCCGGCGCCGACGTCGGCTACCTCTTCAGCAAGGCCGTGTTCTCCATCCTGAACACGGGGGGCTTCCTGGGCACGTTCGCCGACTACATCCGCGCCGTGTCCCGGGTCCTGGGGCTCTGCACCTTTGTCGCCGGTGTAAGCCTCCTGCCGGCCATCAGCTCGGAGCGCTGCCTGTCCGTCCTCTTCCCGGTCTGGTACTGGCGCCGGCGGCCCAAGCGCCTGTCGGCCGTGGTGTGCACCCTGCTCTGGACCCTGTCGCTCCTGGTCACCAGCATCCACAACTACTTGTGCGTGTTCCTGGGCCGGCAGGGCTCGGGCGCGGCCTGCAGGCACGTGGACATCTTTCTGGGAATCCTGCTTTTCCTGGTCTTCTGCCCACTGATGGTgctgccctgcctgctgctcaTCCTGCGCGTCGAGTGCCGGGCCCGGCGGCGCCAGCGCTCCGCGAAGCTCAACCACGTCATCCTGGCCATGGTCTCGGTTTTCCTCGTGTCCTCCATCTACTTGGGGATCGACTGGTTCCTCTTTTGGGTCTTCCAGATCCCGGCCCCCTTCCCCGAGTATGTCACCGACCTATGCATCTGCATCAACAGCAGTGCCAAGCCGGTCATCTACTTCCTGGCCGGGAGGGACAAGTCTCAGCGGCTGTGGGAGCCGCTCAGGGTGGTCTTCCAGCGGGCCCTGCGGGACGGCGCCGagctgggggaggcggggggtggCACCCCCAACACGGTCACCATGGAGATGCAGTGCCCCTCCGGGAACGCCTCCTGA
- the MRGPRF gene encoding mas-related G-protein coupled receptor member F isoform X2, whose amino-acid sequence MCPGGSEAPELYSRGFLTIEQIALLPPPAVMNYIFLLLCLCGLVGNGLVLWFFGFSIKRTPFSVYFLHLAGADVGYLFSKAVFSILNTGGFLGTFADYIRAVSRVLGLCTFVAGVSLLPAISSERCLSVLFPVWYWRRRPKRLSAVVCTLLWTLSLLVTSIHNYLCVFLGRQGSGAACRHVDIFLGILLFLVFCPLMVLPCLLLILRVECRARRRQRSAKLNHVILAMVSVFLVSSIYLGIDWFLFWVFQIPAPFPEYVTDLCICINSSAKPVIYFLAGRDKSQRLWEPLRVVFQRALRDGAELGEAGGGTPNTVTMEMQCPSGNAS is encoded by the coding sequence ATGTGTCCCGGCGGGAGTGAGGCCCCGGAGCTCTACAGCCGCGGCTTCCTGACCATCGAGCAGATCGCCTTGCTGCCACCGCCGGCCGTCATGAACTACATCTTCCTGCTCCTTTGTCTCTGCGGCCTGGTGGGCAACGGGCTGGTCCTCTGGTTTTTCGGCTTCTCCATCAAGAGGACCCCCTTCTCCGTCTACTTCCTGCACCTGGCCGGCGCCGACGTCGGCTACCTCTTCAGCAAGGCCGTGTTCTCCATCCTGAACACGGGGGGCTTCCTGGGCACGTTCGCCGACTACATCCGCGCCGTGTCCCGGGTCCTGGGGCTCTGCACCTTTGTCGCCGGTGTAAGCCTCCTGCCGGCCATCAGCTCGGAGCGCTGCCTGTCCGTCCTCTTCCCGGTCTGGTACTGGCGCCGGCGGCCCAAGCGCCTGTCGGCCGTGGTGTGCACCCTGCTCTGGACCCTGTCGCTCCTGGTCACCAGCATCCACAACTACTTGTGCGTGTTCCTGGGCCGGCAGGGCTCGGGCGCGGCCTGCAGGCACGTGGACATCTTTCTGGGAATCCTGCTTTTCCTGGTCTTCTGCCCACTGATGGTgctgccctgcctgctgctcaTCCTGCGCGTCGAGTGCCGGGCCCGGCGGCGCCAGCGCTCCGCGAAGCTCAACCACGTCATCCTGGCCATGGTCTCGGTTTTCCTCGTGTCCTCCATCTACTTGGGGATCGACTGGTTCCTCTTTTGGGTCTTCCAGATCCCGGCCCCCTTCCCCGAGTATGTCACCGACCTATGCATCTGCATCAACAGCAGTGCCAAGCCGGTCATCTACTTCCTGGCCGGGAGGGACAAGTCTCAGCGGCTGTGGGAGCCGCTCAGGGTGGTCTTCCAGCGGGCCCTGCGGGACGGCGCCGagctgggggaggcggggggtggCACCCCCAACACGGTCACCATGGAGATGCAGTGCCCCTCCGGGAACGCCTCCTGA